One window of Bacillus sp. THAF10 genomic DNA carries:
- a CDS encoding glycosyltransferase family 4 protein, whose product MEEKKQQSEFLLVRELEKGDIEITWSIYGWRFDCCAFIHGECKTLTIRLVAKMKKEEGLGYFLEIKDKNHSGNLRFTETIPGSVLLVEIGVGEGEEFIPLLYSETEIRLSEQKEGWSTSWREIRFADSADLHDYLSVYSYYIGEESQPSQISPPVERLHVKEKRSIQQVENRCLSILMLSWEYPPFIQGGLGRHVLELSKQLAVAGHKVTVVTHGVYGAPRQEEVDGVTVYRTDEFSPIYKGFHLYNSQINMKLVELVMTLLPQQEFNLIHAHDWQVGSAARYLKKIANLPLITTIHALENGRSNLEKKIQQQIDKKEKLLITESDELIVCSSYMEGEILEKGITSQNVCVIPNGVELSSVESDSLKTFIQKYHDYKIILFLGRLVPEKGVDTLIKAASFLKKSGHNIKYVIAGNGPLLSFYRMLVREQDLEEHFLFVGFLHDHEKTTMLKLCDILVIPSLYEPFGIVALEGMATGKPILAAKTGGLVEIIEEGKSGLFFSPGVEKELADRLLYLLNNKEHCIALGKYARQRAEQCYRWDDVRKQTESVYWSFCKTASSIK is encoded by the coding sequence ATGGAAGAAAAAAAGCAACAATCGGAATTTCTTCTAGTAAGAGAACTGGAGAAAGGTGATATTGAAATCACCTGGTCTATCTATGGTTGGAGATTTGATTGTTGTGCCTTCATTCATGGTGAATGTAAGACCTTAACAATTAGGTTAGTAGCTAAAATGAAAAAAGAGGAAGGTCTAGGATATTTTTTGGAAATTAAGGACAAGAACCACAGTGGTAATTTAAGATTTACAGAAACTATTCCAGGTTCTGTTCTTCTTGTTGAAATCGGTGTTGGGGAAGGGGAAGAGTTTATTCCACTTTTATACTCCGAAACTGAAATACGATTATCCGAACAGAAGGAAGGCTGGTCTACTTCATGGAGGGAAATCAGATTTGCTGACAGTGCTGACTTACACGATTATTTATCCGTGTATAGCTATTATATTGGTGAGGAATCACAACCCTCACAAATCTCTCCTCCTGTAGAAAGATTGCATGTAAAAGAAAAGCGTTCCATTCAACAGGTCGAAAATAGGTGTTTAAGTATCCTTATGCTTTCATGGGAGTATCCTCCATTCATACAAGGAGGGCTTGGAAGACATGTATTGGAGTTGTCCAAACAGCTTGCTGTAGCAGGTCACAAAGTAACAGTGGTAACTCATGGCGTATATGGTGCTCCAAGGCAGGAAGAGGTAGACGGTGTCACGGTTTACCGCACAGATGAATTTTCACCAATATATAAGGGATTTCACCTGTATAATTCTCAGATTAATATGAAATTAGTCGAGCTTGTCATGACTTTACTTCCTCAGCAGGAATTTAACTTGATTCACGCCCATGATTGGCAGGTGGGATCGGCAGCAAGGTATCTAAAGAAGATAGCAAATCTACCATTGATCACAACCATACATGCATTGGAAAATGGCAGAAGTAATCTGGAAAAAAAGATACAACAGCAAATCGATAAAAAAGAAAAGTTGTTAATAACGGAATCTGACGAGCTTATTGTTTGTAGTAGTTATATGGAGGGAGAGATTCTGGAGAAAGGAATTACTTCTCAGAATGTTTGTGTTATCCCAAATGGAGTGGAGCTTTCTTCTGTGGAAAGTGATAGTTTAAAGACATTTATTCAAAAATATCACGATTATAAGATAATTTTATTCCTTGGACGGCTTGTGCCTGAAAAAGGAGTAGATACTCTTATTAAAGCGGCCTCTTTTCTAAAAAAAAGTGGCCACAACATAAAGTATGTCATTGCAGGAAATGGTCCATTGCTTTCCTTCTACAGGATGTTAGTTAGGGAGCAAGATCTTGAAGAACACTTTTTGTTTGTAGGCTTTCTTCATGATCATGAAAAGACGACGATGCTAAAGCTTTGCGATATTCTCGTTATTCCAAGTCTCTATGAGCCATTTGGAATCGTTGCACTAGAGGGGATGGCTACAGGGAAACCGATTTTAGCGGCTAAAACAGGTGGTTTGGTTGAGATAATAGAAGAAGGTAAATCAGGATTATTTTTTTCACCAGGAGTGGAAAAAGAACTTGCAGATAGGTTGCTTTATTTATTGAATAACAAGGAACATTGTATCGCTTTAGGGAA
- a CDS encoding dual specificity protein phosphatase family protein, with protein sequence MTMEKNYQLLMDNVYIGGANQVQEAHTMEGLDVIIDLRAETDMVKDNLPRIHMPIVDNAEQQEESVKAAIEYVMRAKQDGKKVYFHCSGGRNRTGTVAMGMLLHSGKASTVEEAEQLVTSIRPVINVKPELKNVLQKMYKKH encoded by the coding sequence ATGACAATGGAAAAAAACTATCAATTATTAATGGACAATGTCTATATTGGCGGTGCGAATCAAGTACAAGAAGCACACACAATGGAAGGATTAGATGTTATCATTGATTTGCGTGCCGAAACGGATATGGTGAAAGATAATCTCCCTAGGATCCATATGCCAATAGTGGATAATGCGGAACAACAGGAAGAATCTGTGAAAGCAGCCATTGAATACGTGATGAGGGCGAAACAGGATGGAAAGAAAGTATATTTCCATTGTTCCGGTGGCCGAAACAGAACAGGAACGGTCGCAATGGGTATGCTACTTCACTCAGGGAAGGCTAGTACTGTGGAGGAGGCAGAACAGCTTGTAACTTCCATTCGTCCGGTCATTAACGTGAAGCCTGAATTAAAAAATGTGCTACAAAAAATGTACAAAAAACACTAA